The Ciceribacter thiooxidans genome window below encodes:
- the pdhA gene encoding pyruvate dehydrogenase (acetyl-transferring) E1 component subunit alpha, whose translation MTSDSSLKPHLTREHSLNLLKQMIRIRRFEDKCAELYTQEKIRGFLHLYDGEEAVAAGVIPLLEERDRLVATYREHGHALVRGVPMGAVMAEMYGKAEGCSGGRGGSMHLFSSTRNFYGGNAIVGGGLPLAVGLALADRMRGEDHVTACIFGEGAVAEGEFHESLNLAALWGLPLLFVCENNRYAMGTALERSEAETDIHRKAESYRITSEAVDGMDVVAAEAAARRAVHAIRETGKPYFLEFRTYRFRAHSMFDAQLYRDKAEVEAWRAKGPIVRFQSWLMQNGIVHEADIAAIEAEVAGEIAEAVAFAEAGTWEPLETLTRDVYADARPPAPAIVAPSAEAVEISYREAIKAAIVEALERDERTFLMGEDVGRYGGCYAVSKGLLDQFGPERIRDTPLSESGFTGAGIGAAIAGMRPIVEVMTVNFSLLALDQIVNTAATLRHMSNGQFPVPVVIRMATGAGRQLAAQHSHSLEGWYAHIPGIRVLAPATLEDARGMLWTALQEPDPVLIFENVMLYNRTGKLAANAGPVDIDRAAVRRAGRDVTLVTYGGSLFKALGAAEQLAKEGIEAEVIDLRSLRPLDTDAILASVGKTHRVLVVDEGWRTGSLAAEIGMQIAERGFFDLDAPLARVCSAEVPIPYPAHLEQASIPQTATIVAAVKAMFGKG comes from the coding sequence ATGACCAGCGACAGCAGCCTCAAACCGCATCTCACCCGCGAGCATTCGCTGAACCTCCTGAAGCAGATGATTCGCATCCGACGCTTCGAGGACAAGTGTGCCGAACTCTACACCCAAGAGAAAATCCGGGGATTCCTGCACCTCTACGACGGCGAGGAGGCGGTCGCCGCCGGTGTCATTCCGCTGCTGGAGGAGAGGGATCGTCTGGTCGCCACCTATCGCGAGCACGGGCACGCACTGGTGCGCGGCGTGCCGATGGGCGCGGTGATGGCCGAAATGTACGGCAAGGCGGAGGGATGTTCCGGCGGCCGCGGGGGCTCGATGCATCTCTTTTCGAGCACCCGCAACTTCTATGGCGGAAATGCCATCGTCGGCGGCGGGTTGCCGCTTGCCGTGGGGCTCGCGCTCGCGGACCGGATGCGCGGCGAGGACCACGTCACGGCCTGCATCTTCGGAGAGGGCGCAGTCGCCGAAGGCGAGTTCCACGAGAGCCTCAACCTCGCCGCGCTCTGGGGCCTGCCGCTCCTCTTCGTCTGCGAAAACAATCGCTATGCGATGGGCACGGCGCTCGAACGGTCCGAGGCCGAGACCGACATTCATCGGAAGGCGGAAAGCTACAGGATCACGAGCGAGGCGGTCGACGGCATGGATGTGGTTGCCGCGGAGGCGGCGGCAAGGCGCGCCGTCCATGCAATCCGCGAGACCGGAAAGCCTTATTTCCTGGAGTTCAGGACTTACCGCTTCCGTGCCCATTCGATGTTCGATGCGCAGCTCTATCGCGACAAGGCCGAGGTCGAGGCATGGCGGGCCAAAGGCCCGATCGTCCGCTTCCAGTCGTGGCTCATGCAGAACGGTATCGTCCACGAGGCCGACATTGCTGCGATCGAGGCGGAGGTTGCCGGCGAGATCGCCGAGGCGGTCGCCTTTGCCGAAGCCGGCACCTGGGAGCCGCTCGAAACGTTGACGCGCGATGTCTATGCGGATGCGCGGCCGCCCGCGCCGGCTATTGTCGCGCCGTCGGCAGAAGCCGTCGAGATCAGCTACCGTGAGGCCATCAAGGCGGCGATCGTCGAGGCGCTGGAGCGGGACGAGAGAACCTTCCTGATGGGGGAAGACGTCGGGCGCTATGGCGGCTGCTATGCCGTCAGCAAGGGCCTCCTTGACCAGTTCGGGCCCGAACGCATCCGTGACACGCCGCTTTCGGAATCGGGCTTCACCGGTGCGGGGATTGGCGCGGCGATCGCCGGCATGCGGCCGATCGTCGAGGTGATGACGGTGAACTTCTCGCTGCTCGCGCTCGATCAGATCGTCAACACAGCCGCGACGCTCCGCCATATGTCGAACGGGCAATTTCCCGTCCCCGTCGTCATCCGCATGGCGACGGGCGCCGGCCGGCAGCTCGCCGCCCAGCACTCCCACAGTCTCGAGGGCTGGTATGCCCACATTCCCGGCATCCGCGTGCTCGCGCCGGCGACGCTCGAGGACGCCCGCGGCATGCTCTGGACGGCGCTTCAGGAGCCGGATCCGGTGCTGATCTTCGAAAACGTCATGCTTTACAATCGCACCGGGAAGCTTGCGGCAAATGCCGGTCCGGTCGACATCGACCGTGCCGCTGTCCGGCGTGCGGGCCGCGACGTGACGCTCGTCACCTATGGCGGGTCGCTGTTCAAGGCGCTGGGGGCCGCCGAACAACTGGCGAAAGAGGGCATCGAGGCAGAGGTGATCGACCTCAGATCGCTTCGGCCGCTCGACACGGACGCGATCCTTGCCTCGGTCGGCAAGACCCATCGGGTGCTGGTCGTCGACGAAGGCTGGAGGACGGGCAGCCTTGCCGCCGAGATCGGCATGCAGATCGCCGAGCGCGGCTTCTTCGACCTCGATGCGCCGCTTGCGCGCGTCTGCAGCGCGGAGGTGCCGATCCCCTATCCCGCCCATCTCGAGCAGGCGTCGATCCCGCAGACTGCGACGATCGTCGCGGCCGTCAAGGCAATGTTCGGAAAGGGCTGA
- a CDS encoding acyl carrier protein, which translates to MTAQDIENAVKAELRRIAPDIDPAEVVPDRSLREQYDLDSIDFLNLMAAVGKRFDLPMPEEDYPRLATISAIVAYIAEKTGQPK; encoded by the coding sequence ATGACCGCACAGGACATCGAAAATGCCGTCAAGGCGGAGCTGCGGCGGATCGCTCCCGACATCGATCCGGCCGAGGTCGTCCCCGACCGTTCGTTACGGGAACAGTATGACCTCGACTCGATCGACTTCCTCAACCTGATGGCGGCGGTCGGCAAGCGGTTCGACCTGCCGATGCCCGAGGAGGACTACCCTCGTCTTGCGACCATCTCGGCCATCGTCGCCTATATCGCGGAGAAGACCGGTCAGCCGAAGTGA
- a CDS encoding thiamine pyrophosphate-binding protein, with the protein MTPKTDYVYQSIARAVRDHDVGTMFGLMGDANLFMVDHFARGCDGRFVPAAHEGSSVLMALAFAHVSGGVGVASVTHGPALTNCVTALTEGARGNIPMVLLAGDTPVMNPRHVQSIDQREVVKATGAGFEQMRAPETATYDVARAFYRARVERRPIILNMPVDFMWHEHPYQPHRFEVFETPAYVPEGDALNKAIGVIAAARRPLILAGGGACGAREQLIRLADRLEAPLATTLKAKGLFSGHPYNMDIFGTLSTPAAYDVIAKSDCILCFGSGLHDFTTEKGGLMKGKRVVQVDVEQRFIGRSLHPDVALVADSALTADNILYWLNEAEIPPSGFTGELTPETLTTHVPGQRDKAGPGFVNYVWAMEELDKALPDDRILVTDGGRFMTEVWCRISVTDPKSFMVTANFGSIGLGLAEAIGAGLAAPERPVVLFTGDGGFMMGGINEFNTAVRLRQNLIVIVCNDSAYGAEHIQFLDRKMDPGLTEFDWPSFAEIAKALGGHGIAVRSADELGAAIAAIEDRTRPLLIELRLDPNDVPRMRV; encoded by the coding sequence ATGACGCCAAAGACGGACTATGTCTATCAATCCATCGCGCGGGCGGTGCGCGACCACGACGTCGGCACGATGTTCGGGCTCATGGGCGATGCAAACCTCTTCATGGTCGACCACTTCGCGCGGGGCTGCGACGGTCGCTTCGTGCCGGCGGCCCATGAGGGGAGTTCCGTTCTCATGGCACTCGCCTTCGCCCATGTGTCGGGCGGCGTCGGCGTGGCGTCCGTGACGCATGGCCCCGCCCTCACGAATTGCGTGACGGCACTCACCGAAGGCGCGCGCGGCAATATTCCGATGGTGCTTCTGGCGGGCGATACCCCCGTCATGAATCCGCGCCACGTCCAGAGTATCGACCAGCGCGAAGTGGTGAAGGCGACCGGTGCCGGGTTCGAGCAGATGCGCGCACCCGAAACTGCGACATACGACGTGGCGCGGGCCTTCTATCGCGCCCGCGTCGAGCGGCGCCCGATCATCCTAAACATGCCGGTCGATTTCATGTGGCACGAACACCCCTATCAACCCCATCGCTTCGAGGTGTTCGAAACGCCGGCCTATGTTCCGGAGGGTGATGCGCTGAACAAGGCGATCGGCGTTATCGCCGCTGCCCGCCGGCCTCTGATCCTCGCCGGAGGTGGCGCTTGCGGCGCACGCGAACAATTGATCCGGCTTGCCGACCGGCTCGAAGCACCGCTCGCCACGACATTGAAGGCAAAGGGTCTCTTCTCCGGCCATCCTTACAACATGGACATCTTCGGCACGCTCAGCACGCCAGCGGCCTATGATGTGATCGCCAAGTCCGACTGCATTCTCTGCTTCGGTTCCGGCCTGCATGATTTCACCACCGAGAAGGGCGGCCTGATGAAGGGCAAGCGGGTCGTTCAGGTCGATGTCGAACAACGCTTCATCGGCCGCAGCCTCCATCCGGATGTGGCCCTAGTGGCCGACAGTGCGCTGACCGCGGACAATATTCTCTATTGGCTCAACGAGGCGGAAATTCCGCCGAGCGGCTTCACCGGCGAACTGACACCCGAAACGCTGACGACCCATGTGCCCGGGCAGCGCGACAAAGCCGGACCGGGTTTCGTCAACTATGTCTGGGCGATGGAAGAACTCGACAAGGCGCTCCCTGATGACCGGATTCTGGTGACCGACGGCGGACGTTTCATGACCGAAGTCTGGTGCCGTATATCGGTGACCGACCCGAAGAGCTTCATGGTAACCGCCAATTTCGGTTCGATCGGGCTCGGCCTCGCAGAAGCAATCGGCGCAGGGCTCGCCGCACCCGAGAGGCCGGTCGTCCTCTTTACCGGCGACGGTGGTTTCATGATGGGCGGGATCAACGAGTTCAACACCGCTGTGCGACTGCGCCAGAACCTGATCGTCATCGTCTGTAACGATTCCGCCTACGGGGCGGAACACATCCAGTTTCTCGACCGCAAGATGGACCCCGGACTCACCGAATTCGACTGGCCATCCTTTGCCGAGATCGCGAAGGCCCTCGGGGGCCATGGCATCGCCGTCCGCTCCGCTGACGAGCTCGGCGCCGCCATCGCCGCAATCGAAGATCGCACCCGACCCCTGCTGATCGAATTGCGGCTCGATCCGAACGACGTTCCGCGGATGCGCGTTTGA
- a CDS encoding aromatic amino acid transaminase, with the protein MFETLSREADDPLLALTPLFRADPNPAKVDLGVGVYRDELGRTPVFRAVKRAEAHLLETQETKAYVGPEGDRTFIEAFWTFVAGEGRHAAGVQTVGGTGALRLAAELLRRSGSSRIFLGTPTWSNHSAIFAAAGLSVVTYPSFDVAGQRLLAGEMISVVADKAQPGDAILLHASCHNPTGAVMDDATWAAVAEVALEKGLVPVIDSAYQGFGTGIESDAAPLRRLLDRVPEAIVAASASKSFGLYRERTGAVYATSASPETRDKLKSHLVTIGRGAYSMPPDHGAAVVRTILTDPELRTDWRTELDDARKRITSMRTILAKGLSRLSPALAAIATQQGMFSLLPIDETRIVELRHRRGIYMPLSGRINIAGLNSSQAPGVIEALCAHAALG; encoded by the coding sequence ATGTTCGAAACCCTTAGCCGCGAAGCCGATGATCCGCTGCTGGCGCTGACTCCCCTGTTCAGGGCGGACCCGAACCCCGCGAAGGTCGACCTCGGCGTCGGGGTCTATCGTGATGAGCTCGGCAGAACCCCCGTCTTCCGCGCGGTCAAACGGGCGGAAGCCCACCTTCTGGAAACGCAGGAGACGAAGGCTTATGTCGGGCCGGAAGGCGACCGCACCTTCATCGAGGCATTCTGGACGTTCGTCGCTGGTGAAGGACGACACGCTGCCGGTGTCCAGACCGTCGGCGGGACCGGCGCCCTGCGGCTGGCCGCGGAACTGCTCCGACGCTCCGGCTCCTCGCGGATCTTTCTCGGCACGCCCACTTGGTCGAACCATTCGGCGATCTTCGCGGCGGCAGGGCTATCGGTGGTGACCTATCCGTCGTTTGACGTTGCAGGCCAGAGATTGCTCGCCGGAGAGATGATCTCTGTAGTTGCAGACAAGGCGCAGCCGGGCGACGCCATTCTCCTCCACGCGAGCTGCCATAATCCGACCGGAGCCGTCATGGACGACGCCACCTGGGCGGCGGTCGCCGAAGTGGCCCTCGAGAAGGGTCTCGTGCCGGTGATCGATAGCGCCTATCAGGGTTTCGGCACCGGCATCGAAAGTGATGCCGCTCCGTTGCGCCGCTTGCTCGACCGAGTTCCCGAAGCGATCGTTGCGGCTTCGGCTTCCAAGTCCTTCGGGCTATACCGGGAACGGACGGGTGCGGTCTATGCAACGTCTGCGTCGCCGGAGACGCGCGACAAGCTGAAGTCCCACCTCGTGACCATCGGACGAGGCGCCTATTCCATGCCGCCGGACCACGGCGCGGCCGTCGTCCGCACCATTCTGACAGATCCCGAACTGCGGACGGACTGGCGGACCGAACTCGATGACGCACGCAAACGGATTACCTCGATGCGGACGATCCTCGCGAAGGGCCTTTCCCGCCTCTCTCCTGCGCTCGCTGCCATTGCCACCCAGCAGGGCATGTTCTCGCTTCTGCCGATTGATGAGACCCGCATCGTCGAACTACGCCATCGACGTGGAATCTACATGCCGCTCTCCGGCCGAATCAACATCGCCGGGCTGAACAGCAGCCAGGCTCCGGGCGTGATCGAGGCACTCTGCGCCCATGCCGCGCTTGGCTGA
- a CDS encoding dihydrolipoamide acetyltransferase family protein: protein MGTFHMPSLGADMEAGTLVEWLVKPGATVRHGDVIAVVETQKGAIEIEVFEDGIFEKSLAAIGDRLPVGAPMAVIAHPGEVAVEAPAPPVSVKAAETIVTAVAPPPVPQAVSVVPAPPGITARILVTPAARQRAEQLGIALAELHGSGPRGEIVLADVEARKGREDTLRQGEAASTGQAMTGMRAAIAAAMARSKREIPHYYLAHTAELTKAETWLAAYNAGRDPASRLLLGALFVRAVAVAAKSYPEFNGQYQNGAFAPASAVHAGVAINLRGGGLVAPAIHDADRLPLPELMEKLKDLVARVRAGRFRGSELADPTITISSLGDRGVETLYGVIYPPQVAIVGFGTPATKAVVEDDNIVPRRVVSLSLAGDHRVSDGHRGALFLGTITDLLQRPEAL from the coding sequence ATGGGCACCTTCCACATGCCTTCGCTCGGCGCCGACATGGAGGCGGGGACACTGGTCGAATGGCTCGTCAAGCCGGGCGCGACCGTCCGCCACGGCGATGTCATTGCCGTCGTCGAGACCCAGAAGGGAGCGATTGAGATCGAGGTCTTCGAAGACGGGATCTTCGAAAAGAGCCTCGCAGCGATCGGCGACCGGCTGCCGGTCGGTGCGCCGATGGCGGTGATCGCCCATCCCGGTGAGGTTGCCGTCGAAGCTCCGGCGCCGCCGGTTTCTGTGAAGGCGGCGGAGACGATCGTGACAGCCGTCGCCCCGCCGCCCGTTCCACAGGCAGTGTCCGTGGTTCCGGCGCCGCCGGGGATAACCGCACGCATTCTTGTTACGCCGGCGGCGCGACAGCGCGCGGAACAGTTGGGAATTGCGCTGGCGGAACTGCATGGCAGCGGTCCCCGGGGCGAGATCGTGCTTGCCGATGTCGAGGCCCGGAAGGGCCGGGAGGACACGCTGCGGCAAGGCGAGGCGGCCTCGACGGGCCAGGCGATGACGGGCATGCGCGCCGCGATCGCTGCGGCGATGGCGCGATCGAAACGCGAAATCCCTCACTATTACCTCGCCCACACGGCAGAGCTCACGAAGGCCGAGACATGGCTTGCCGCCTACAATGCCGGCCGGGACCCCGCAAGCCGATTGTTGCTCGGCGCTCTCTTCGTCAGGGCCGTGGCCGTCGCGGCAAAGAGTTACCCGGAGTTCAATGGCCAATATCAGAATGGCGCATTCGCGCCGGCGAGCGCAGTGCATGCCGGCGTAGCGATCAACCTCCGCGGCGGCGGGCTCGTCGCCCCGGCGATCCATGATGCCGACCGGCTGCCCCTTCCGGAGCTCATGGAGAAGTTGAAGGATCTCGTTGCCCGCGTGCGCGCCGGACGCTTCCGGGGCTCGGAACTGGCCGACCCCACAATTACGATCTCAAGCCTCGGGGACCGGGGCGTGGAGACGCTCTATGGCGTCATCTATCCGCCGCAGGTGGCGATCGTTGGTTTCGGCACTCCCGCGACGAAAGCTGTCGTCGAAGACGACAACATCGTGCCGCGACGCGTCGTCAGCCTTTCGCTCGCCGGCGATCACAGGGTCAGCGACGGTCATCGCGGCGCGCTTTTCCTCGGCACCATCACAGATCTGCTTCAGCGACCGGAGGCGTTATGA